TAGAGCACATATTATATTAGCAtagaaagaattaaaaaagcaGTAACATGAAGaatcattcaattcaattcaattcaaactgAGGTCCAGGGATCAGCCAAATCATTCAATTCACCTCATGAACCCATTGTTAAAACCATCAGGCCTTCACCAAATCAGCTCGGGGCCTCCATAGTCCAAGCCTGTACTTATGTGTGTACTTCAATATCAGCTTCCTCTGCCACATACCACAAGAATGGAAGCATTTTGATAATTGCATACAAAGCCTATGGCTATCATTTGAGCTGTTTTGGCGGTGCAACATGTCTATGTCTTGCTAATCCATatcattcaaataataagaataatgtTGAGTTGAGGAAATACTTACATGTTTGCATGGAATTCCAAGTTTTTTTAGCTCAAGTGTGCGAGTAACAAGCAGCTTCTGGAAATCGCCAATCTCTGATTCAAGTTTAGGCACATGTGACTCAACCCCATGTCCAACACCGTTTAAAAACTCTGGTATTCCCACCTTTACTACAACGCAAATGACAACAAATCAAGCACATCTACATCTTATTGATCACACACTCACAAGGAAATAATAATAGCAAACCAATGATGGATGACATACGAAGATATGAACACTTCCTTTACTACACAATCATGCTCTGCCTCTTTGGGtatcaaattcattcaatAAAGAGATAACAAATAAGGTATAAGGCTCAATTCCTGGGTCAGATGAGAATTagtttttaaagaaaataagagtGAAGGAAACACTTACCGACATATGGGGTAGATTTAGAAAAGAATCTAGCAAATAAAGGAGCTGAGTATGGTTGCAGTGTAATCTGCCTCCATGCCATTCTTCTTGCTGTGGACAACAAACCCATCTGATTTGCAACAAACCCATCAGTTTCAAATCAGATGCAATTTTTCTAGGGAGGAAGGTCTTAAGTTTTTAAGTTTAAGTCATGCATGTTTAAGTATGAACTCATTCAAATTGTGAAACTGCAAATGGCTCATTaaatttgtaacgacccaagtccatcgctagcagatattatcttcctttgggctttccctttcgggctttccctcaaggctttaaaacgcgtctgctaggtgaaggtttccacacccttataaagggtgttttgttctcctccccaaccaatgtgggacatcacaatccaccccctttggggcccaacatcctcgctggcactctttcctttctccaatcgatgtgggacccccgccaaatccaccccctttggggcccagcgtccctactagcacaccgtcttGCCatctcatgtctaccccctttggagaacaacctcctcactggcacatagtctggtgtctggctctgataccatttgtaacgacccagatccaccgctagcagatattatcctctttgggctttccctcaatgctttaaaacgcgtctgctagaggaaggtttccacacccttataaagggtgctttgttctccttcccaaccaatgtgggacatcacaaaatCAATTATATGGTATTTGCTACTCGGATAACCATAGTAATTCTAGAGCTAATACGTGAAACAAACCCCGACTTTTGGAAGGGATGcttttattagataaaaggTCGATGCGGGCTTTGCTCTGATGATCCATGATGTCATAAGGAATTACCAAAAAAGAACGTAGACAGCGAATACCATCTAAAAGCTTTACATTTCATGACCTTAAAATGATCCGACCAAGCTGAAGATTTGACTTCAAAGATCCTTTGATATCTTCTTTCCATACAAATATTCAATAGAATGGGCATGGAAGCATTGAATTGATCCATTGCATTCATGGAAATAACAAGATCACCCAAGGACTTTTAAAACTTCCAATATTTTGAATGGAAATCTAGTTCGAACTGATAAGGATTCCAATTAATTCTatacttcaaaaaataaaaactccaCCAAATCtcttttaataaaacaaaatactctTCCTACCCTGCCAACACCTAATTCACTTTAAATTCAAACTAATACCACAAAACACAGAACTGTTCAAGCCCTACGGAATATCAGAAGTTCTCCCGGAAGccaatctttcattttctgtttgGACTCCTAGATTTGGGAGGAACGAGAAATCATCTACCTCCagtatgatttaaaaattgtttcgaaccaaaaataaaaattaaaaatcagtCCAGGATATGAACAGGTCAAATTTTGGAGGATTACAAACTCACAATCGAAGTCTTTACAAATGTAGGCTATTTGGAAATCGATTGAAtcagaaaaaagagagaaacaagaaagaaaagaaagaaaagaaagaaaagaccTCAACGGCGAGCGTAGAAGAGTTGAAGGCACTGCGGACGACGACGGAGGTTGGCGTGGCGGCGTGAGATTGCAGCAGAAGACGGTGGACTGGGTTCCGTCGATCGGCGAAGATACGagaggtagagagagaaaaaagaaaaagaaagacggANttttttttttttttttttttttttttttttttttttttattttattgtaacGATTTACTCTcgatattaaatttaaaataacaaaaataatttttaaaaccatttgatattctaataaaatagTCTCTTAACTTTTCACACCAACCCCAATTCGCTCTTAAATTCTCGTACGGACTCAACCTCAACTTCGAAACTAGACCAATGACGGGTAGGATCAAACGAATATAGAAAAGAGAGGAAACAGGTCTAGAATTAACTTCAGATCGaacatgatatgaatccaGCCACTAATCTATTATAGGTGCCCGAATCAACAATTAGAAGaagcaagaaaaataaactaagaaaTCTTTACATTACCTTCTCAAAGGCTAGTCATTTTTTAACCCAAATATCTTTATAATATtagtatattaaataaaaaagagaatgatatgaatcaaaaaaaaaaaaaatgctaggAGTTACGAGGTGGAGTAGGTAGTGGCAATAAACATCACTCGACTTCGGAGAGGGCTTAGAAAgactttttgttaataaattgaACTACACTGTTACGTTCTTAGTAGTTGAACTAttgatgttttattttcttcgatttttatttaataacttttaatttaaagtggTTGGTACTCCAACTACCAAAATATTCcgtttaattatcattttgaaTACAAAACTTTGTGTTTTATGAAACCTTATATGTTATCTTTATGTAATGCAATTTAACCTAAGATCGCTACCTTAACATCTAATGGGAACTAACTTTCTTGAATCCTTATCATAActtcaatattaaattttgtatgcTTCATTTATTACCTTGGAATAAAAtcaatacaaataaaaaaatcaatagaaagaaaataaacaaaggaaaataatGCCGGATGAAACATCCAATACTAACCTATATACTATTTAAATGGAAATACAATTCAACTTATATTAACTTATACTACTAATGGAATCCAGATTTGACCTATCGGGCTTCGTCTTCTTCCACCGAAGTTCTACAATTTTCTTCGGtgactttctctctcttttgtaaCGTCGTTTCGGCATTTATTTTCCCctgttttcttttggtttcgCGCCATCTCTACCCTCACTTCCCCTTTCTCGTGTTTGTTTGGCTCATAAAGGTCTAAACACTTAGATCTAAGAAGGTCCCAAAAACCCGAAAccatatcttcttcttccaatgATGTACGACGTGAATGGGGCGCCGAAACTTGCCTCTTGTGTGTGTACAGACCTCGGTGGTTCTTTTCGAGGCAAAAACTTGGAGGTTTCGACGTTGGTTCTTCTTCGTTCACGCTCGCCGACAAAAGTTACGtaactttcttttcctctctctctctctcgctctctctctctcgttctCTCATTGTGCAGGTGTTCTGAGGCATGGCTGAAGACTGAGATGGGGAATGGAGATCCGTGGGCATCGGCGAGGCGCGTCGCGGGGTGTTGAAACGAAAACTCTAGCACTGGCCGGAGTTTTAGGTCTCGCCGAAGACCTCAGtaatttctgattttttttttccatacattacactttcttttttaaatcttgCTTAACTAATTAGTCTGATCAAACTAATTCTAGAGTGAGTCATCTTGGGATCTAAGAGTGAACATCATAAATTCAAAGTTCGATTTAAGAGTTATTCATCCTTCTAACTAACTCTGGTTGGAATCATTTGTTAAAAGTCAGTTTTATTTGTGGAAGTTTTCAATGATCCTAAAGGaactctagctttgcaaatccAGCATTGTTAGTGCTTTTCATTCTTGACGAACCTCTACTTCAAACCGAAACTACTAACTGAACCTCAACTTAGGAAACCAAAACTCGACAAGCAGAATCAAACGAACATAACTCAAAAAATTTACTGACTTCAGCTTATGCCAACAAAGTAGGTGGATTTATTGTTAAAACGCTTTCGatcttgattgaatgacttgAGTATGAATGACACTTATCCTATGGCCTATGGCATATCGATACAATTGATCTATCGCTAAACTTCAGGTTTCCAATGAGCTTCTCATCAAGCTTTTTAAACGTTGTTCGATCTTCGATCATGTGTTGCTTGCTCCATTGTCTAGGTACCACATGCTGTTTCCACTCGGTCTTCTCCTTTTGTGAGAAGGTTTGCCATAATCATCTCTTCATTGAGAATCAACAAATTAGCCATCTTCTCGCCCAACATCATTGTAGAATCTTGATCATGTGTGAATGTGAGGTTTGTCTCCTCATCCGCTTCTTCTTGTGGCAGTCATGTCTACTCGTACCtgaaaaaggaagaatcaGTCGCATCTTCCCTTTTCGTCTGTGCGAGCCACTCCTTATGTGTCAGTAAGAGATGTTTCTCCTCCTCTCTATCGTCGTAGTTATGAAGTCTCTCCTATAGACCTTGAGACGACCAACGATCTCCTCAACTGACATGTTATTAAGGTCGACGAACTACTCAATGGAGGTAACATATGCATGAATCTCAAGAGGGACAACTCGAAGAAACTTCATGACGATAAACATCTCCTCTACCTAGCCGCCTAATGAACGAATGTTGTGACGATCATCGTCAACTTCACGGCAAAGTCGTTTATTGACTCACCGTCCTTCTTGTGGATAGCCACGAACTCACTCTTCAAGGTATGCACCTTTGCTTCCTTGATACGTAACCCACATGCACTGTTAGTAGCATCTTCCATGCTGCCTTTGCTTAGTCCTTCTCTGCCAACATGAGAAGTACGTCTTCTAGGACTTCTTAGTAGATGGCAGCAAGAGTCATCCTATCTTTACCCTCCTCAACGTCACCATGCTCAATGGCGTCCCACTTGCCTTGTGCGTGTAAGTTAACGCGCATATTCATTAACCATGTTGCCTAATTACTCTTCATGAATACCGAGTGCTAAAGTGTTACACTCCCCTTCTTTCTGCTATTTATCGTCGTCATATCTCCCTCAGTGACTTTGTGTATTGACGACACTTGTTTCGACATCCTAGTTCTTATACCAAATATTCGACGTGCTCCATGATCATAATATGcccaaacaaaccaaatgaATCACAAAAAACAACTTGAAGAGAGAGTTCCttggaacaaaaaaatttcaatacttTTAATATGGAAAGAACTAAACTTATTCAATCTTTATCTTCCTAAGTAGGAACTAAACTTGGTCCTCAAGTTTATTGGCTCAAGTTTAGTCCTCAAGTTTATTGGCTCACAAACAACATCTACACCACCAACGTTTCTCTAATACATTTCTCGAAAGATTATGTTAATAGATCGAATctccaaattaaaatacatttaaacatGATTCAAACCATCGAGATTTAAGGGCGTCTCGGGTAAATAATCATTTGATTTTaagtagttttattttttcaagtttGTAAACAACACGTGGCTTTATACTTTTATACTATTGAAATGCCTTAGTCCCAGATTGGAAAAGATCCAACCCAAATTGGAAAAGATGCCTGTTGGATGGAGacgatgaaagtcccacattggctaatttacggaatgatcatgggtttataatcaaggaatactctctccattgaaATGAGTCAttttgggaaagcccgaaGCAAAGTCACAAGaccttatgctcaaagtgaacaatatcataccattgtggagagtcgtgttcgtctaacatggtatcatgccctaaacttagtcgtgccaatagattggtatatccccaaatgtcgaacaaaaaactccaaaagaaaaggagacgagcctcaattaaggagaagcaatactttgttcgaggagaggtaTTGGATCGATTAAGGAGAGCTAagtgacaatatcataccattgtggagagtcgtgttcgtctatcAATGTCAATGCCAATGtgttatgaatgaaattagAATGTTGTATTTATGAAAGTATAAAGGTTAAATGCGAGTAATCTATGATTGAAAGCTTGAAAACAATACCTGTGGTGGTTCTTCAAGATCAACGTATATTTACAGACATAGAACTAAAGAACAGAAGGATACTACAACTACACAAAATATGATCTTGAATTTCCTAATAATAATCTCCCTTCTTGATTTTCCTAGAACTATCCTTTTGAAAACAAACCCAATTCCTACTATTTTGGGTTTCTTCCATCTCATTAATTTAGAGATTCATCCAAAAGAAAGTGACAAACAAGCACAGGAAATGAGGTGCTGCTGTTGTTGGTGTAATTAGTATTTGTTAGAACTCTTCTACTTCTAtaccttcttcctcctcctcttcctcagGCGAACACAGAACCACAAGACAGCGCCATTAACAGCACCGCCGCCTGCTCCTCCTCCCCAAGCTTCCCCTGTTTCTGAACCGATGACACATTCtgcaccaccaccacctcctcccTGAATGGCATCATCACCCTCATCCTCAATGACCTACATTCCCCCAAATCCTCCTCCCCATCTCCACTACCGCCACCgctggtggtggtggtggtggtatTGATGGCCGTTGTGCcagtggaagaagaagaagtggtGGCTGACACTGCGGCCATCGCGGTGGAGCTATGAGGTCTCTCCTTCTTCCTCACATATCCTCTGTTTGTGGATATTCTCCTCTTTCTAAACCTGATCCCACATGCGTTACACAGTGACTGCAAAAATCCCATATAGGGGGGAACAGCGGGTTTTCTTTTAgagtttttcattctttagAAGCTAAATACGAGGGATAAGTAGAAAAAAACTAGAGAGAACTATGAATGTATTGATGAGAAAATAGATGAACATTAAGAACAGTTGTGGAAATGGGTAGATAGGTTTGATAGATAGTGGAGAAACCCAATACAAATAGAACCAAAAAGGAACATGAATCCATATCAGaagctaaaaataaaaataaaaaaacaaaaaacaaaccatGAATCTGAAACAGAGCAGAAATGCTGGAAGAAGAACAGGTACATGAACAGAGTAGAAACCCAGTTTCAAGAATTAAGAAGAACATAACCAGAAACAGAACAGAAAGCTAAAACGATATTGGATACGAAAAAAACCCAGAAGAAATGAATAATCAGAAAGAAACCATGAATCTGACATACTAAGAAGAAGCTGAAGATGAAACAGAAGATGAAAACagagggaaaaagaagaaaaatgcgATGAGAGAAACCTTAGGACCAGCAGGGCCTCCACGCCACAAAGGAGTCTTGGTAGTGTTGCAATCAACACAGCATTTGTTGGTCTGGTCCTGGAGTTGGGTCCTCGGCAACAGCCCCTGAAGAACAGAAGTGGAATTAATGTAATGATTCCTCCATCAGTTGgggaaaacaaagaagaggGGATTAGATTAGTATGAAGCGGTGTGAAACCGACCTTTTGTGTGACATCCATCATACCCATTTGGaggttttgtgaagaaaagTGAAGATGATCATTAGTGAGTggaaaaagagaagaggaagagggagaGGAACCGACAGaggaagagagggagagagaagggATAAGAAAAGGGATAAGAAAAGGGAGGAAAAACCCTAGACGGCATTgccaaaaccctaaacccagAAATAAACGCCCAAACAAATGGGGTTTAAGGAACAGCAGGAGCTGAACCCTTTTCCTTTGCTGACACGATACCTCCCTCTCTATTTTTCACTCTCTCcacgtctctctctctctcgtacGTATCTTCTAGATTAGCCCTGCATGCTCACACTtctcaaaacaaaagaagataTACGTATGAAGTCTCATGGTTCAATGAGATGAGATGATACACATAATACTTCAATGAGATGAGATGATACACATAATACTTCTTTACACATGGACGTACATATTCGTggtatttcattcattcatgcTTATCATACATGACATTATAAAGGTTACCCTAGGTTATCATACATCTCTACCTATCTAGGTTACTCTACCTAGGACAAAGTTGTATTCTATAAAGTGTTttgtaatctcttctcgattggtgttaataaagagtggAAGTAAGTATTTTCCACGCAGAATTGTGTTCAACAATTATAAACATGCCACAAATTACACATTATTCTACGACCTAACATAGTAGAAAAAATGCGAATGAAAGATGTAAAATTcgacatcgattgaagaggagaacgaaacactctttaaaGGGGCGTGAAAACTTCTTCGTAACACAAGCTTTTAAGTGCAAGAGTGCACACAAGCTTAAGTGTATAAGAAGCTAGCTTTTAGGTGAGTATGTTAGATGAGAAGTGCAtggagaaatagaaataaaggGAACTCATCTTGTAAGATAATCTTTTATACTAAAGATAAACAACAgctcaatcaatcaaacaaatttaagAGAAGAATACAATAATTTCATCCATTCATTCATAAGGACCAAACCAAACTGTGGATCGAACATCAAAAAGAGCCACAGCCACATTTCATAACAACctattcatcatcatcatcttcttcttcttcccttctcaactttttcttctttttcttcttaccATCTTCTACATGatccaccaccaccgcctTTTCCTCCttgctcttctttttcttcttcttcttccctgcTTCTTCCTCTCCCTTTACTCCATTTATGTCTTCTGAACCCTCCTCCTCTGTTTTCCTATCCAACTTTCgcttctccttctttttcttcttttccgaTTTCACATCCTCCCCAACATCACCGTTCTCACCCGCTACCTCACCGTTCGCATTGCCTttcgatttctttttcttgttctttttcccTGACGCTTCACTTGGCACTTCTTCTATATCCATATCAGTTGCTGCCACAATATTTTTCATCAGTGTCAAGTGCTCAAAACATCAACCATACCCAAAACATACAAACATAGGTACCATCAACTGTTAGTCACATCGTTAGCACATAAAAAATAACGAAGgatccattttaaaaacaagtgGAATTCACCAATGTTAATGAATtagtataaaagaaaaggttataGTGTGAACAAGGTAGTACTAAGCATGAAAAACTATGGTTGCAGAGCCACACTATCTCAAACAAATATTGACCATTCTTAAGGTGAACAGTCACAATCATAGCATTATATATACCTTTGTTATCTGCACTTTCAATTGCATCCTTCATAACATCTATGTTTTTACGAGGTGCGATTCCCTTGTCATAAAAGTCCAGGCGCTCTTCAACTTGCTCACGAAGTTTTTCCCCAAAGGTTGTGGTACTCTTCTCTAAATGGCAATACAAGATTATAAATCAGACCCAGCAACTGGTAGCCATAACTTATTATAGAAAATAGTCCATTGTATTATGCAGAAAACTACACAACAAAGGTTGGCTACACAATAATTACCTGCAAAGCAATCAATCCGTGATGCAATTGAACATTTGTTAGCAAGATAACGAGCCATTCGGCCTTTGTTCCGTGCAGACGCTCGACCAATGAAAGAAGAATGGAAGATCAGACCATATTTAGGGGTGTTTCCCTTTGTTTTCAAAGCCCtgaatagaaaaaaatgaatttattggACCAgcattttattaaacaaatctCAACTAGTAATAATACTTTACTTTCATGGCATGAATATACTTAAACATTAAGTGGCTACATTTCTATAGTTTTACGAATaagatatttcaaaattagaacCCATGGCATTATGATCTCAAAGAGGAAATGATGCTTACTATTTCAAAACAGAGGAAGACACAGACCTGAAGAGTGCTTTCTCTGCACCAAGAATCTGAAGGGTGGAAGAAGGGCACTTGGCCAAATTCGTGAGACTACCGGCATGTGAAATCAAACGGGCCCCAACAACTTCACCAATCAAAGAGGCCAAATTGGGAGCAATATCATTCATTTTAGAAACTAGGTAATCAAATAGCTTCTTCCTATATTCAGATAGATCCATCACCCTCTGTGCAAATTGCTGAACATTGATCAAGTCAATTGGAGACAAATCTTGGCCTGCAGTATATAGACGATTACCAAATCAAGTATcggaaaaataacaaaaattgaaggaaaatgaaattaagcCAGAGATATACCCATGGAGGCTTTGGCTGCTTCAACAATCTCCTTTGCTTTATCTTCATCACCAATAATGTCAATCAAACCAGGGATTTTATCTTCTGCCAACTTCGATTTGTCctcaataaatttagaaacttTGGCATAAAGATAATTGTCGCTCACAATCTTCACCAACTCAGGGAAATGCCATGAATACCACTCTCTGCACCATAAAAGTAAACATTTAGTAATTGATGACGAAGACTCGT
This sequence is a window from Cucurbita pepo subsp. pepo cultivar mu-cu-16 chromosome LG04, ASM280686v2, whole genome shotgun sequence. Protein-coding genes within it:
- the LOC111792790 gene encoding uncharacterized protein LOC111792790 produces the protein MGLLSTARRMAWRQITLQPYSAPLFARFFSKSTPYVVKVGIPEFLNGVGHGVESHVPKLESEIGDFQKLLVTRTLELKKLGIPCKHRKLILKYTHKYRLGLWRPRADLVKA
- the LOC111792786 gene encoding GATA transcription factor 16-like, giving the protein MGMMDVTQKGLLPRTQLQDQTNKCCVDCNTTKTPLWRGGPAGPKSLCNACGIRFRKRRISTNRGYVRKKERPHSSTAMAAVSATTSSSSTGTTAINTTTTTTSGGGSGDGEEDLGECRSLRMRVMMPFREEVVVVQNVSSVQKQGKLGEEEQAAVLLMALSCGSVFA
- the LOC111792743 gene encoding nucleolar protein 56-like gives rise to the protein MASTYLLYESASGYALFHAHGLDEIGQNTEAVRSSVSDLNRFGKVVKLAAFHPFESALDALKQCNSVSEGLMTDELRSFLEINLPKVKEAKKAKFVLGLAEPKIGSNIFEETKIPCQSNEFVLELLRGVRLHFDKFIKDLKSADLEKAQLGLGHSYSRAKVKFNVNRVDNMVIQAIFLLDTLDKDINSFSMRVREWYSWHFPELVKIVSDNYLYAKVSKFIEDKSKLAEDKIPGLIDIIGDEDKAKEIVEAAKASMGQDLSPIDLINVQQFAQRVMDLSEYRKKLFDYLVSKMNDIAPNLASLIGEVVGARLISHAGSLTNLAKCPSSTLQILGAEKALFRALKTKGNTPKYGLIFHSSFIGRASARNKGRMARYLANKCSIASRIDCFAEKSTTTFGEKLREQVEERLDFYDKGIAPRKNIDVMKDAIESADNKATDMDIEEVPSEASGKKNKKKKSKGNANGEVAGENGDVGEDVKSEKKKKKEKRKLDRKTEEEGSEDINGVKGEEEAGKKKKKKKSKEEKAVVVDHVEDGKKKKKKKLRREEEEDDDDE